The nucleotide sequence AAAAGGTTAAATACTCTTAGCAGTTCTCTTTTTGTTCTTGTTAtcaatactatgtcgtctgcatatgcaagtacctgagttcttctatcatgGATCGTACCTTGCGTTCTGATCCCGCTCTCCCTGAATATTGCCTCTAATACACAATTAAAAAGGACAGTTGATAGAGGGTCTCCCTGCTTCAAACCCCTTCGTACTTTTCTGAGAGGCTACCCTCCAGTGCTACTCGATTTTCTGTTGTTTCGAGTGTCATTTTCACCAGTTTGACCAACTTCTCCGGTATCCCAATTAACCGAAGTGCATGATAAAGGCGTTTCCTTACGACTGTATCATATGCCTGCTTGAAGTCTATAAACAGGAACTTCATATTTAGGTGTTGTTCGTAGGTACCGCACTGTAACATCTTTAGTACGAAAATCTGATCGATGGTAGATCTTCCTTTCTTAAAACCACCTTGATATTCTCCTACCTGCACACTAATATATATGTCTAATTTTTCTCTTATAACCTTGGCAAGGACTTTATAAATTACATCAAGCAAAGCAATACCTCTGTAACTTTCACATTGagatttatctccctttttgaATATCGGGCATATTACAGCCTGACTCCATTGTCTCGGAATTTCTTCCTGATCCCATATCATCTTTAGTAGGCTGCATATTCTCTTTTCTAATATTTTACCTCCATGTTTAATCATTTCTCCTGGAATGTCGTTGATACCCGCACTATTGTTGTTCTTTATGCTTCTTAAAACTTCCATTATTTCCTCGTCTGTTGGCGGCCCCACTACATCCTCTTGGTTGTAGTTTTCTTGTATCACTTCCATCTGAACCTCGTCATTACCTTCCTGCCTCTCATTTAGCAGTTCCTCAAAATGCTCTCTCCATCTATCCAGTTTTCCTTCCTTGTCGCCTATTAAGTACCCCTCTTTGCTCCTGTAAAAGTTTTGTCCTCTTGAATACTGTTCTTTACTTCTTTTTGcttcttggtagaaatttctAATGTTCTTATTGATATAGTGTTGTTCAATATCTTCAAGCGTTTTACTCATGTGTTCCCGCTTTTTATATCTACACATTCTTTTTGTGTTTCTCCtctcttcttcatatttctttcTATTTTTTTCACTAGGCTCATCTATCATTCTTTGTCGTGCCTGATTCCTTTTCTCTAACCTTTTCCTACAGTCATCATCGAACCATTCTTTTTCCTGTTTTCTACTTACTTGTCCCAGGTGCTTACTTGCTGATTCCTTCAAAGATTCCTCAATTTCTGTCCACTCCGTTTCTATATTGTCATGGTACTGCCTACCTCTAAGCTTGTCCGTAATTTCCGCTTCAAAGCTCTTTGCAATGTCCTCGTTGTTCAATTTGGCAACATCGTATTTTTTTCGACTTTCCAATTGACCTCTCGGTTTCGGCATTCTTTCTCTTatttttgctatcaacaatatatGATCGGAATCCATATCAGCTCCTCGATAACCGTACATCTGTTATTTGTTTAGCATGTTTAGCTTCAATCAAAATATGGTCAATTTGATTCCTTGTTTGGCCATCTGGCGAAATCCATGTCTCTTTATGTATTGCCTTATGATCAAAGTATGTACTCATTATTCTCATATTATTCTCCTGTGCAAAACCTATCAACATCTTGCCGTTGTCGTTACTTTCCTGGTGCTTACTCCTTCCACCTGTGGTCTTCCTGTACCTGTTCTCATTACCCACTTTAGCATTAAGGTACCCTATAATTATTTTAACATCATACTTTGGAATTTTATTGTAAACCCGTTCTATAATATCATAGAATTCATCTTTTGTTTCTTGATCTTTGGTTTCTGAAGGGGCATGCAAATTAAATAAACTTAGCTTTCTAGTCTTACCTCTGATTCTCAGCATACAGCTCCTTTCTGATAAAGCTTCAAAGGCTACCACTGCCTTCTGCAGCCTCTCACTCACCACAAAAACCTGTACCCAGCATTCTATCGGCGCCTCCACTATTGAAAAAACTGTAACCGTCCACTGTTATCACACTGTCACCCTTCTGCTTCGTTTCTTGCATTGCTAACACATCCAACTTATACTGCTTCATTACTGTCACTATCTGCTTCAAAGCACCAGCTTCGTATGTACTCCTCATGTTACAAGTTCCTATTCTAAGAATGGGCTCGTTGTTTCTCTGTTTTTTCCCTCTTTCTTTGTCATTCGTGTGTTCTCTCAGATCCTTGTTCATAGCGATTTTTTTGTCATCTTGTCCCCTCCACGCGGCCTCGCCTAGTTTCTTGGTTGGTCCAACTTTCCGTCTTTTCTGTTCCATCTCCAAGTTTTTCCTTCCATTATGATCTTCCTGAACCCCAGCTTCACTGCCTTGCCCTCGCTCCTAGCTTCTTGAGCTTTTTTCCGTAATTCGCTATTCATTTCCATCTCTGCTACTGTTAGATCATCATTTATATAAATCCGTTCTTCCTTAAAATCTCTTAGTTTTTTCTTATTTTGCATTACCTTCCTCTTGTCCGCGGTTTCCAAGTGCAGTAAACATTTTTTCTCTCCTAATTTTACAGCTGTTTTAATATCCACTTTTATATTCATGGTCTTCTCAATCAGGTTTTCCATCACCTCTTTTAAAATGTCTGAGTCCTGTGTATCTACCTTAACACCGGTTATAACCACGTTGTCTTTTTTGCTTTCTTTCTCTAAATATTCAACTCTACTGGTTAAATTTCGTACATCTCTTTTTGCTTGCCCATTCTCTTTTTTAATTTCTTCGTtttctttcatattttttttattttcttccctcAATGCTCTAATTTCTTCTGCATAAATCCCTTGTTCCCTTTTAATATCCTTCACATCGGATGCTAAATCTTCCAACAATTTCATCACCCTGTCTATTTTTCTGTCAGCTCCCGTCTTTTCTGGTGACAGCTCTACTCTGCGGCTTCTTTTAAATGGGTCACTTTCATCGTCCTCTCCTTCCTCTCTCCTTCTTTTGCCTTCATCCGTTAGTTCATCCGACGACATTTCAGTAACTTTTCACACGCCCCCGGTACACAAAACTTTTAACACGATAGCGTAAAAAGAGCTCGTCGCTTCCTCCGCGTGGAACTCGTTCTCTTATCCACCGTATTAAAAGCAGTTCCTACCGTATTAGTTTTTGCACGTTCTTATCACCTTTTAATGGGTTTTCGAATATTGTTAATGATTGTAAACACTAAAACTAAACAATATGAACTTCGCAATTTCTTTTTGTTCTAAAACAATTAGGCGATTGCCACAATTCCGTAATCACTTTACGCCAACTATTCCGCTCTTCGGTAAAAAGTTCCCGTATTAAATACTCGATACCTAAATATACCCTAAATATACTTAAATACCCGTATATCCTGGGTAAATATCTCGGAGTACGAAATACGTCCGTTCTTTAAGAATTCTGCCACTGAACTTCCACtgaaattggaccttaatcggacgtaaattgaaccttaattggacgtaaattggaccttaatcgggcgtaaatgggaccttaattggacgtaaattggaccttaatcggagtaaattggaccttaatcggacgtcctaggggacgtgaattggaccttaacaggacgtccaattttggtccaaattccacgttgccaaacgtccaatggaggtccacctaacgtccgaggggacgttcggtggacgtcaattgggccttcataggacgtcccagtttggtccaatgtcttgctgccgaacatccatctaacgtcctgggaggaggttcggtggacgtctagcgacgatatttatacctgtggagtataatatatgtattgtgggaaataaaaaatatattttttaaggaacttatatattacatcttatattaagttacaattattggatattacattatttacattaaattataattacacttctccaagaaattaacgcaccaccttaaaaatggggcatttttgatgtctcgaatttcctaaagctattgtcccatctaagtgattttttttataatattatagcctaggctatgggctacctccttaagcttgtcatgcacggggagctatactgtaatatattatcacatcgctgagggaactctacatacttttcgaatcaaaatttttattctcttaatattattacttaaaaaaggtatactacattcgtctcgctaaactcgaaaaataacttataaaccataaaaatcttcaaaaatataaatgacataaatgagaattggcacaattattattatggttttaagttgatttttcggatgtaactacaatgatattatgcaaaaaattattttgtatcgcagatttaaaataggtttatttcgaaaacagttatattaagtttagcgagatgattgtagtatactttttttaagtaaaaatattaagagaataaaagtagactgagaataaaagtttaataaaatggtaacaaatcaattggaagttctgtctgacaaaatacatggaacgttttcgtagtctgacgttccaagtttttaacctgttccacaattaaaacttcccctgttccagtagtcccatacatcaaagtttgtccgactagacaccgttaagctattaacaaattttcagcttgctattaattaactttttttggtacgcgcgataccggtctataaatgaatacaataaataagtaatacatacacacttatttatacgagtacaaatcgatacatcagtatcagagtgcaccaactcaaaatttttcaatattgaggTAAGTATGGGGAAAtggttaaaatatgtttatttatcagtttcaaaTTGCACCATTTAAAAATTCCAACaccataaaaaattttttatttgtcaACATACAGAATCGAATATTTTGTTAACACCGTCGTAGTTTCATACCGCATCATGTGAAATAGTGCGTAATGAAACTTGATCGGTAGAACTGTTGTAGCTACTAACTGATAATGGTGCGGTATGAAACGGTCAATACCTGCAAAATCTGAATCTTCATTGTCATTCGTGCGAGTATTCTCTATGTTTAAGGTGTTCGGTGTCTCATttggaaattattttatattgtgtatGATTATAAATATACTTTACTtgaaaaacaattgaaattgaaatttaTAAAGTGCGTCGAAAACTAAAATAGTAACGTCATAATGAATATTCAGCCATGGAAAAAGTTAGGGATCAAAAGAACAATGGATATGTTAAAAGTTACAAATGGATGTATGGAAGAACGTGGTGGACATAGTGATGATGCGTAAGTATCTACCATGCAATTATTTCTATATATATTTGTggttaaacaacttttcaatagaTAGATAACTCCAGTTCTCAAGAGGTGATATTAGTTGATCAACTTTTTGAGCTATTTTAGTAAAAATTAGATTTGAAAGTTTGTTTTGTGGCAGCTCAACCTATGACCGCATCGTCATTTTAATCGTATCCGATGGGTATCGTTGCTGGCCACCTGTCCCTATAAATAGTGCACATTCGCATTCGCACACCGAGGGATCTCGCGTTCTTATGGGTGATGCGTCTGATAACCCATCACTACAAGAAACAGATTTTTATATGGACTGTCTAATCTTATCATTTTCTTTTACAGAAGTCAAATGAGGTGCAACAAAATTCAGACTCTGAAAATTCTGACTTTTCTTCTGGTTCAGGGAAAGTTTACATTCCGGAAACTCCAGAACAATGCTCTGAAGATGAAAGACTAATCACTTCACCTGATGTCATATTGGCTACTCCTTCACCAGTGGCAATATTGCCTGCTCAAGTGCAAGTTGTGAGTGAGAATGAACCAATTATTGTGCGGTCAAGGAAGAGAGTTCGTAATCCTATAAAGTGGAAAACAAACGAGAGAAA is from Diabrotica virgifera virgifera chromosome 9, PGI_DIABVI_V3a and encodes:
- the LOC126891136 gene encoding girdin-like; this encodes MSSDELTDEGKRRREEGEDDESDPFKRSRRVELSPEKTGADRKIDRVMKLLEDLASDVKDIKREQGIYAEEIRALREENKKNMKENEEIKKENGQAKRDVRNLTSRVEYLEKESKKDNVVITGVKVDTQDSDILKEVMENLIEKTMNIKVDIKTAVKLGEKKCLLHLETADKRKVMQNKKKLRDFKEERIYINDDLTVAEMEMNSELRKKAQEARSEGKAVKLGFRKIIMEGKTWRWNRKDGKKKYLIYEAAKKKLEL